One region of Candidatus Methylacidiphilales bacterium genomic DNA includes:
- a CDS encoding TnsA endonuclease N-terminal domain-containing protein, translated as MKQSSTNPSVNVPARRITKSHTSLTGFIVAGKAGGSVAFESRLERDYFIQLDFDPAVRSFAAQPLKIQYTGRDGKQHSYTPDVLVQYSKSPWGNRGPKTDLVEIKSDADLARKSGLYEERFKAAAEYAAKRGWKFSVLRERDIQTDFNRNAFFLWGFRRHREHRPHTAIVRAAIRRLNSTTVGQLLDEAILLHETRHGLPGSFEDPDMVKATYLATIWKQLSSGYIEADLNKALHNRTEVWVSAGHSQRPRSGLISFDHE; from the coding sequence ATGAAGCAATCTTCCACCAATCCAAGCGTAAATGTGCCCGCGCGACGCATAACCAAGAGTCATACCTCGCTTACAGGGTTCATTGTCGCAGGGAAGGCCGGCGGCTCAGTTGCTTTCGAGTCCAGGTTGGAGCGGGACTACTTCATCCAACTGGACTTCGATCCCGCTGTCCGCTCATTCGCTGCCCAGCCCCTGAAAATTCAATACACGGGCCGGGACGGTAAACAACACTCCTATACACCAGATGTGCTGGTCCAGTATAGCAAGTCCCCCTGGGGTAACCGCGGACCCAAAACGGATTTGGTTGAAATCAAGAGCGACGCGGATCTGGCCAGGAAATCCGGTCTCTACGAAGAGCGCTTCAAGGCCGCAGCAGAATACGCCGCGAAAAGAGGCTGGAAATTTAGCGTGCTGAGGGAACGCGATATCCAAACTGACTTCAACCGCAACGCATTCTTTCTCTGGGGGTTCAGAAGGCATCGGGAGCACCGTCCACATACCGCCATAGTTCGTGCCGCTATCCGCCGGCTCAACAGCACTACCGTTGGGCAGTTGCTGGATGAAGCCATTCTGTTGCACGAGACCAGACACGGGCTTCCCGGCAGCTTTGAAGACCCCGACATGGTGAAGGCGACCTATTTGGCAACAATTTGGAAGCAGCTTAGCTCCGGCTACATCGAAGCAGACCTCAATAAGGCGCTCCACAACCGCACGGAGGTTTGGGTCTCTGCTGGCCACTCCCAACGTCCAAGATCAGGACTGATTTCCTTCGACCATGAGTAA
- a CDS encoding TniB family NTP-binding protein, protein MSSHLHRHVIPHLSLPMEARVLQLTEEVWIPYRRGEEILDYLQELLMMNRRARPHSALLVGPTNNGKSFILKEFLLRNPSPRCLPSEADVAPIVYIQAPEEPKESTFFDAILGQFSTPCRPGDPVNQKRYHALQILKGVGTKILIIDEIQHILAGDNKRQRVMLNLIKYLSNELGISIVAAGVETALNAIQIDNQVANRFLPIPLPRWKYDEEYRKLLATFEAVIPLALPSAFASREMSYVLWEQSGGLIGELSTLLATAARFAIKNGEERITIEILNAIDWTAPGDRRRKTELTFEPY, encoded by the coding sequence ATGAGTTCGCATTTACACAGGCACGTTATCCCGCATCTCTCCCTTCCTATGGAAGCGAGAGTGCTTCAACTCACTGAGGAGGTTTGGATTCCTTACCGACGGGGTGAAGAAATCCTGGACTACTTACAGGAGTTGCTGATGATGAACCGCAGAGCAAGACCGCACAGTGCGCTTCTTGTAGGTCCTACCAACAACGGAAAGTCTTTTATTCTGAAGGAATTCTTGCTTCGCAATCCAAGTCCACGGTGCCTACCCAGCGAAGCAGATGTCGCACCCATCGTCTACATCCAGGCGCCCGAGGAGCCAAAGGAAAGCACATTCTTCGATGCGATTTTGGGGCAATTCTCGACTCCTTGCCGACCCGGCGATCCCGTTAATCAAAAGCGGTATCACGCACTCCAAATTCTTAAGGGTGTTGGAACCAAAATCCTCATAATCGATGAGATTCAGCACATCTTGGCGGGGGACAATAAACGGCAGCGGGTGATGCTTAATCTGATCAAGTATCTTAGTAACGAGCTCGGGATATCAATTGTAGCGGCTGGTGTTGAAACAGCGCTCAACGCGATTCAAATTGATAATCAGGTCGCGAATCGGTTTCTCCCCATTCCACTGCCTCGCTGGAAGTACGATGAGGAGTATAGGAAACTTCTCGCGACGTTTGAGGCGGTCATTCCGTTGGCTCTTCCCTCCGCGTTTGCTTCACGGGAGATGTCTTATGTGCTCTGGGAACAGAGTGGAGGCTTGATCGGAGAGCTGTCCACGCTCCTTGCGACTGCAGCACGATTCGCGATCAAAAACGGGGAGGAACGAATTACCATTGAGATCCTAAATGCCATCGATTGGACCGCGCCGGGAGATCGAAGGAGAAAGACTGAACTCACGTTTGAACCCTACTAG
- a CDS encoding Mu transposase C-terminal domain-containing protein encodes MSNVIKLVKGSLVRRNSREFIVRDILNETEVLLTDISENVNLVAAISSLEPIRNDEAVAIPDLAAISEEAWSVAEQRFRVVHALLDRRTTVKDCAEAARNAGIHPATLYRWRQRLLREGSIAALIPRKCGRVAGRKVLDAAIEEVIQSCIKEVYLQPARATFGTLHEDILIKCRELKLRAPHINTVRARLRDIPRREVVMARLGSDVAEQAYGTNMDTPAVADLLDVVQIDHTLLNIIVVDDESRLPIGRPWITVVMDVATRVVLGFCLALEPPGALSVGLALCHAIRMKEHWAFGLKLSTDCDWPFFGVPKFVHADNAKEFRGEMLKRACTQYQINLQWRPVKKPNWGGHIERYMGTLSEKLKGLPGATFSNPKERGNFPSEKSASMTLKELERYLATIIDGEYHRKVHSSLGISPREAWRRGITCSAKNRGCGLPPFVDDEERLRMDLLPFVERTITDYGVRIKGIHYYADVLRPYTHATIPGRARIKRQFIFRYDPRDISEIYLWDEKNSRYHPIPYRNTGLPPISLWELQAVRRRLREKGLTQDDESVIFNTYKELRRQISTSEKATKRARRQAQAKRLSGKPAKTTQSTMPIEHSSKHEQFAPDMVGIRFRS; translated from the coding sequence ATGAGTAACGTCATTAAACTGGTGAAGGGTTCGCTGGTGCGGAGAAACTCTCGCGAGTTTATCGTCCGCGATATTCTCAATGAGACTGAAGTGCTTCTCACCGACATTTCAGAAAATGTGAATCTGGTTGCCGCCATTTCGAGTCTCGAACCAATCAGAAATGACGAAGCGGTTGCCATTCCCGACCTTGCAGCGATATCGGAGGAGGCATGGTCTGTGGCCGAACAGCGCTTTCGGGTGGTCCACGCACTGCTTGACCGGAGAACCACCGTGAAAGACTGCGCCGAGGCTGCGCGTAACGCCGGAATTCATCCTGCAACGCTATATCGGTGGCGGCAAAGATTACTCCGGGAAGGATCTATCGCCGCACTCATTCCCCGAAAGTGCGGGAGAGTCGCTGGCCGCAAGGTCCTGGACGCAGCTATAGAAGAAGTCATCCAGTCCTGCATCAAGGAGGTGTACCTGCAACCCGCCAGGGCTACATTTGGGACGCTGCACGAAGACATCCTCATAAAGTGCCGCGAACTGAAGCTTCGCGCTCCCCACATCAACACCGTAAGGGCGAGGCTCCGTGACATACCCCGTCGAGAGGTCGTTATGGCGCGGCTTGGATCAGATGTTGCCGAGCAAGCCTACGGAACAAATATGGATACGCCCGCCGTCGCCGACCTTCTCGATGTCGTCCAGATAGATCATACGCTGCTCAACATCATCGTTGTAGATGACGAGTCACGACTCCCGATCGGAAGACCGTGGATTACAGTGGTGATGGATGTGGCCACCCGCGTCGTACTGGGTTTCTGTCTGGCGCTTGAACCGCCAGGGGCTCTGTCTGTGGGTTTGGCCCTTTGCCATGCCATCCGCATGAAGGAGCACTGGGCATTTGGGCTCAAACTGAGCACTGATTGCGATTGGCCCTTCTTCGGGGTCCCCAAGTTTGTCCATGCGGACAACGCGAAGGAATTTCGAGGGGAAATGCTCAAGAGGGCCTGCACGCAGTACCAGATCAACCTGCAATGGCGCCCCGTCAAGAAGCCCAACTGGGGTGGACATATCGAACGCTACATGGGGACTCTTTCAGAGAAGCTGAAAGGCCTGCCGGGCGCCACCTTCTCCAACCCCAAAGAGCGCGGAAACTTCCCTTCCGAGAAAAGCGCATCAATGACCTTGAAGGAATTGGAGCGATATCTGGCGACTATAATCGATGGTGAATACCACCGCAAGGTCCACTCCAGCCTGGGCATAAGTCCTCGGGAGGCTTGGAGGCGCGGCATTACTTGTAGCGCCAAGAATCGTGGCTGCGGCCTGCCCCCTTTTGTTGACGACGAAGAGCGGCTCCGGATGGACTTACTTCCCTTTGTAGAGCGGACAATTACCGACTACGGGGTCCGAATCAAGGGCATACACTACTATGCGGATGTCCTGCGGCCTTACACACATGCCACCATCCCAGGGCGGGCAAGAATAAAGCGGCAGTTCATTTTCCGCTACGACCCGCGGGACATCAGCGAAATCTATCTGTGGGATGAGAAAAACAGCCGCTATCATCCTATCCCCTATAGGAACACGGGACTTCCTCCGATCAGTCTATGGGAGCTTCAAGCTGTCAGAAGGCGGCTGCGTGAAAAGGGGCTTACCCAGGATGATGAATCAGTCATTTTTAACACATACAAGGAATTGCGCCGTCAGATCAGCACTTCGGAAAAAGCGACAAAGCGAGCGCGCAGGCAGGCTCAGGCCAAGCGTCTTTCCGGTAAACCAGCCAAGACTACCCAATCCACGATGCCTATTGAGCACAGTTCTAAGCACGAACAGTTTGCGCCGGACATGGTTGGAATCAGGTTTAGATCATGA